The following proteins are encoded in a genomic region of Ictalurus furcatus strain D&B chromosome 6, Billie_1.0, whole genome shotgun sequence:
- the tmem237a gene encoding transmembrane protein 237A — MLITKSKKRKAKKEINGLKEPEMETCLESTVEMEELVSCNPSGSMDARSPEPQDIPPQKKKKKKSKKMAHTFAMESEQQDLVNGDTQMSPTDRKEVTRKSRRKRKSKITENQHNNSVDVEDDDVVTDAHTSISHRSLFSTPLGHSQSLSKVFVERSRRFQATDRLDLGHEQVKELLEVGSMWNSRDVALRVHSGFRLIGLFCHGFLAGCAIWNIIVIYVLAGEQLKTLSNLLQQYHSLAYPTQSLLYFLLAISSVSAFDRVNLAKASMALRGFLMLDPAALASFLYFAALILSLSQQMTSDRINLYLIANESLWPPGSEHQILQPWIVVNLVVALLVGLAWFFISTRPDMDYTEEFLISMEIDDYLQYKDKSEIPS; from the exons ATGTTGATTACCAAATCCAAGAAAAGAAAGGCTAAGAAGGAAATCAATGGATTGAAAGAGCCGGAGA TGGAGACCTGTCTAGAGTCTACTGTTGAAATGGAAGAGTTGGTGAGCTGTAATCCATCAGGAAGCATGGATGCTCGTTCCCCTGAGCCTCAGGACATTCCaccacagaagaagaagaaaaagaagagtaaGAAGATGGCACATACATTCG CTATGGAAAGTGAACAGCAAGACCTTGTGAATGGAGACACACAAATGTCACCCACAGATAGAAAGGAAGTTACTAGGAAATCTAGACGAAAGAG GAAATCTAAGATAACAGAGAATCAGCATAATAACAGTGTGGACGTGGAGGACGACGATGTTGTCACTGATGCACATACTTCTATCTCTCACCGTTCTCTGTTTTCCACCCCTCTGGGTCACAGCCAGTCTCTCAGCAAAGTGTTTGTGGAGAGAAGCC GTCGGTTTCAGGCAACAGATCGGCTGGACCTGGGCCATGAGCAGGTGAAAGAGCTCTTGGAGGTCGGATCCATGTGGAACTCACGAGATGTTGCCTTAAGAGTCCACAGTGGCTTCAG GCTCATCGGACTCTTCTGTCATGGATTTCTGGCAGGTTGTGCAATATGGAACATCATTGTTATTTATGTGCTGGCTGGAGAGCAGCTGAAAACACTGTCAAACCTGTTACAGCAGTACCACAGCTTAGCATACCCCACCCAGTCTCTACTGTACTTTCTGCTGGCTATAAGCTCTGTGTCTGCCTTCGACAG GGTGAATCTAGCCAAGGCCTCTATGGCTCTTAGAGGGTTCCTCATGCTTGACCCAGCAGCCCTTGCATCATTCT tgTACTTTGCAGCCCTTATTTTGTCTCTGAGTCAGCAGATGACTAGCGACCGCATCAACCTGTACCTTATAGCCAATGAGTCACTGTG gcctccaggctctgaacaTCAGATTCTGCAACCTTGGATTGTAGTGAATCTGGTTGTAGCTTTACTGGTTGGACTAGCCTGGTTTTTCATCTCCACTAGACCGGATATGGACTAcacagaag AGTTCTTAATATCCATGGAGATAGATGACTATCTACAATACAAGGACAAATCAGAAATCCCTTCCTGA